One window from the genome of Candidatus Poribacteria bacterium encodes:
- a CDS encoding PD40 domain-containing protein — protein DGNCILPCWSPDGRFIFFTSDNKGKNLDGVDIWIMTPEGEVVRQLKLEKANYAPDVFDPRYAYHSVSPGVNLKEMLWGMIKGRR, from the coding sequence GATGGCAACTGCATACTTCCCTGCTGGAGCCCAGATGGAAGGTTCATATTCTTCACATCCGATAACAAGGGTAAGAACCTAGACGGGGTGGATATCTGGATCATGACGCCTGAGGGGGAGGTGGTGAGACAGCTCAAGCTGGAGAAGGCGAATTATGCTCCTGATGTGTTCGATCCGAGATATGCCTATCACTCCGTATCACCTGGGGTGAATTTGAAAGAGATGTTGTGGGGGATGATCAAAGGAAGGAGATGA
- a CDS encoding glycosyltransferase family 4 protein produces the protein MTYPKKLHDIYKFEIDDRLFVADLDRCEVLEIDKLIWDILDICDSLDAEGIIATLSDRYTEDEIIEALQSLERMEEYGLIFGESPSNAEEREGRMKILAPRNRVFEKEMRWTALGGIIAHTNLLKSMTKYADVYVTREIDLVEGAHLIPLDMREKASKAKAISMGFDGVFLWFPTELEFLDMVSYMDSPLIMPIHEERGEDGIMINLVMIWYSLLRDFDSFVIFSESTREFYSKFLMDPSFFKLIPLGVDAEQFRPMDKRVAKRKVAEMTGKAEILERKVVGFLARFQPEKGAGIYIKLAEMNPEYLFLVVAPSLGFYSNCHLPSNLIYAGRQPREKLPLFYNAFDLFCFPSLLAETFGMVVLEAMACGVPPIVPDFHGARYVVGDAGIIVEGKSFQHDIGSLSGYIPVELLSEAINRLMKDDHERERLSQKVRERALKFSWDASAEELIGLFEELNLRKRFIKRRRLFHVTFSPVYENRSSGVKSTILNLTQYWETPLQRSGYTQSVEEGIALTLLKRHSMREVESVLSYICRDREKASEVLSRVNAILESVI, from the coding sequence ATGACTTACCCTAAAAAGCTGCATGATATATACAAATTTGAGATAGATGACAGGCTGTTCGTGGCAGACCTCGATCGGTGCGAGGTGTTGGAGATAGATAAGCTCATATGGGACATACTGGATATATGCGACTCGCTGGATGCCGAAGGGATCATCGCGACGCTCAGCGATAGATACACTGAAGATGAGATCATAGAAGCCCTACAATCACTGGAAAGGATGGAGGAGTATGGATTAATCTTCGGGGAATCGCCTTCAAACGCCGAGGAGAGAGAGGGAAGGATGAAGATCCTCGCCCCCAGAAACAGGGTATTTGAGAAGGAGATGAGATGGACTGCCCTTGGGGGGATTATAGCTCATACCAACCTCTTGAAATCGATGACCAAGTATGCCGATGTCTACGTCACACGTGAGATCGATCTTGTTGAGGGAGCACACCTGATACCGCTCGATATGAGGGAGAAAGCTTCAAAGGCTAAAGCGATATCCATGGGGTTCGATGGGGTTTTCCTGTGGTTTCCCACCGAGTTGGAATTCCTAGATATGGTGAGTTATATGGATTCGCCGCTCATAATGCCTATCCATGAGGAGCGAGGAGAGGATGGGATCATGATCAATTTGGTCATGATATGGTATTCCCTCTTGAGAGATTTCGACTCGTTCGTCATATTTTCTGAATCCACCAGGGAGTTTTACTCCAAATTCCTCATGGACCCATCCTTCTTCAAACTCATCCCGCTCGGCGTGGATGCGGAACAGTTTAGACCGATGGATAAGCGGGTTGCCAAGCGTAAAGTAGCTGAGATGACAGGAAAAGCTGAGATACTGGAGAGAAAGGTAGTTGGATTCCTGGCTCGCTTCCAGCCTGAGAAGGGAGCCGGCATCTACATAAAGCTTGCGGAGATGAACCCGGAGTATCTCTTCCTCGTGGTAGCCCCCTCCCTGGGGTTTTACTCGAACTGTCACCTGCCGTCTAATTTGATCTACGCTGGAAGACAACCGAGGGAGAAACTACCGCTGTTTTACAACGCCTTTGATCTTTTCTGCTTTCCCTCCCTTCTGGCCGAGACATTCGGTATGGTCGTATTGGAGGCCATGGCATGTGGGGTTCCCCCCATAGTCCCCGATTTCCACGGAGCCCGTTATGTGGTAGGTGATGCTGGAATCATCGTGGAGGGTAAAAGTTTCCAACATGATATTGGGAGCCTCAGCGGATACATACCGGTTGAGCTTTTATCCGAGGCCATAAATCGACTTATGAAGGACGATCATGAAAGGGAAAGGTTGAGCCAAAAGGTGAGGGAACGCGCCTTGAAATTCTCATGGGATGCAAGCGCAGAGGAGCTTATCGGACTGTTTGAAGAGCTGAACCTGAGGAAACGGTTCATCAAGCGAAGGCGTTTATTCCATGTGACCTTTTCCCCTGTCTATGAAAATAGATCTTCAGGGGTTAAGTCCACGATCCTGAACCTGACCCAATATTGGGAAACACCCCTGCAGCGATCGGGATATACACAATCCGTCGAAGAGGGGATAGCCTTAACGTTGTTAAAGCGACATAGCATGAGGGAGGTGGAGTCCGTGCTTTCCTATATATGCAGGGATAGAGAAAAGGCTTCTGAGGTGTTAAGCCGTGTGAATGCCATTCTGGAGAGTGTGATATGA